The following are encoded together in the Pseudoclavibacter endophyticus genome:
- a CDS encoding aliphatic sulfonate ABC transporter substrate-binding protein translates to MTRHPIRLGAAIAAAAALALTGCAAGDAGAGAPETLNIDYATYSVLSLVIKDQGWLEEALAEEGVGVNWVLSAGSNKANENLRAEAIDFGTTGGGPALQARANGADISTVYVTHASEGFGLAVAADSSITSIDDLRGASIAVTRGTDPYFYLLQALEEAGIGADEVTLENLQHADGRAALDTGQVDAWSGLDPILAGAELAGAQLIHTDPSLISPIVLNVNNSFASQHPELTQLVIDTYERARTWVLENPDEALGIYADGAGLEDDVAELAFGRFNHDISGVPNSDDLSPVLLTIGGFMVESGDVRSEDELNDALGTLFDPSFAEAAASGASTE, encoded by the coding sequence ATGACTCGACACCCAATCCGACTCGGCGCCGCAATCGCCGCCGCGGCGGCCCTCGCGCTCACCGGCTGCGCCGCCGGCGACGCCGGGGCCGGCGCACCGGAAACCCTCAACATCGACTACGCGACGTACAGCGTGCTGAGCCTGGTTATCAAGGACCAGGGGTGGCTCGAGGAGGCACTGGCCGAGGAAGGCGTCGGGGTGAACTGGGTGCTCTCGGCGGGTTCGAACAAGGCGAACGAGAACCTGCGCGCGGAGGCTATCGACTTTGGCACGACTGGCGGCGGTCCCGCGCTGCAGGCCCGCGCCAATGGGGCCGACATCTCCACGGTCTACGTCACGCACGCCAGCGAGGGCTTCGGGCTCGCGGTCGCCGCCGACTCGTCGATCACGTCGATCGACGACCTGCGCGGCGCTTCCATCGCCGTCACGAGGGGCACCGACCCGTACTTCTACCTGCTCCAGGCCCTCGAGGAGGCCGGCATCGGCGCCGACGAGGTCACGCTCGAAAATCTCCAGCACGCCGACGGTCGCGCGGCCCTCGACACCGGCCAGGTCGACGCGTGGTCGGGCCTCGACCCGATCCTCGCTGGCGCCGAACTCGCGGGCGCGCAGTTGATCCACACGGACCCGTCGCTCATCAGCCCCATCGTGCTCAACGTCAACAACAGCTTTGCATCGCAGCATCCCGAGCTGACACAGCTCGTCATCGATACCTACGAGCGCGCACGCACCTGGGTGCTCGAGAACCCCGACGAGGCGCTCGGGATCTATGCCGATGGTGCGGGCCTGGAGGACGACGTGGCCGAGCTCGCCTTCGGCCGGTTCAACCACGACATCAGCGGTGTGCCGAACAGCGACGACCTCTCACCCGTGCTGCTGACGATCGGCGGCTTCATGGTCGAGTCGGGCGATGTGCGGAGCGAGGACGAACTCAACGATGCCCTCGGCACGCTCTTCGACCCGTCGTTCGCGGAGGCCGCCGCGAGCGGCGCCTCCACCGAGTAG
- a CDS encoding ABC transporter ATP-binding protein translates to MTTAPTVPDAQLAGASQDRSASGGVVELHSVGKSFGEAGRERVVLRDVDARIEPGEIVAVIGASGSGKSTLLRVLGGLSDPTTGRVTIDGTPVQPYDPRSAVAFQEARLLPWRSLATNIALGLPRRARGVEGRERVARLLELVGLSEFAEHRPREISGGMAQRVSLARALARRPDVLLLDEPFGALDALTRLRMHDLLLDIHTANPCTVVFVTHDVDEALILADRIFVVGTEAAASTADGAGRSADDRDIAGAREGATLLRIDELAEPRPRSRSSKEFLRLRHELLAALGVHLHAEAGEPAGGSTEDATTPAR, encoded by the coding sequence ATGACAACGGCACCGACCGTCCCCGACGCCCAGCTGGCCGGCGCGAGCCAGGATCGGAGCGCGAGCGGTGGGGTCGTCGAACTGCACAGCGTCGGGAAGTCGTTTGGTGAGGCCGGCCGCGAGCGCGTCGTGCTCCGTGATGTGGATGCTCGTATCGAGCCGGGCGAGATCGTCGCCGTGATCGGCGCGAGCGGTTCCGGCAAGTCGACGTTGCTCCGCGTTCTCGGTGGGCTCTCCGATCCGACGACCGGCCGGGTCACGATCGACGGCACGCCCGTCCAGCCGTACGATCCACGATCGGCCGTGGCCTTTCAGGAAGCACGGCTCCTGCCGTGGCGCTCGCTCGCCACCAACATCGCGCTCGGCCTCCCGCGGAGGGCTCGCGGTGTCGAGGGACGCGAGCGCGTGGCGCGCCTGCTCGAGCTGGTTGGCCTGAGCGAGTTTGCCGAGCACCGCCCGCGTGAGATCTCGGGCGGCATGGCGCAGCGCGTATCGCTGGCCCGGGCGCTCGCTCGCAGGCCTGACGTGCTCCTGCTCGACGAGCCGTTCGGCGCGCTCGACGCCCTCACCCGCCTGCGTATGCACGATCTGCTCCTCGACATCCACACGGCCAACCCGTGCACCGTCGTGTTCGTCACCCACGACGTTGACGAGGCGCTGATCCTCGCCGACCGGATCTTCGTCGTGGGCACCGAGGCAGCCGCGAGCACGGCCGACGGCGCCGGACGCTCCGCTGACGACCGTGACATCGCCGGCGCCCGGGAAGGCGCCACACTGCTGCGCATTGACGAGCTCGCCGAACCCCGCCCGCGCAGCCGGTCGAGCAAGGAGTTCCTTCGCTTGCGTCACGAACTGCTCGCAGCTCTCGGCGTGCACCTGCACGCCGAGGCCGGTGAACCCGCAGGCGGCTCGACGGAGGACGCGACCACGCCCGCGCGGTAG
- a CDS encoding aminotransferase class I/II-fold pyridoxal phosphate-dependent enzyme, translated as MHITGPWRRSAHAAGLLRADGRPAQTIFAEMTELATSTGAVNLGQGVPEDGAPPEVLEAARAAIADGRNQYAPGIGVPALRRAVAEHQRRWYGLDVDPDREVVVTAGATEAIAAVLLALVEPGDEIVAIEPYYDEYAALAGLTDAKLVTVPLRRATVATLPPASGADPAPPRFTIDPDELASAVTDRTRLIIVNTPHNPTGALLPRETLAHIVRVAERHNALIVTDEVYEHLAYGGTHTPIAAIPGARDRTITISSAGKTFSATGWKVGWLTAPPSLAQSVLMVKQYLTYSNGTPFQHAVAVGLGLPDAVFEGRRQDLGRRAAKLADALARLGLDVARPAAGYFVCADAAPLGARDGADFARTLASEAGVVSIPVASFCRDGSEAGRTFGTWLRFAACKHDATLDEAIARLEAR; from the coding sequence ATGCACATCACAGGGCCGTGGCGCCGGTCGGCCCACGCGGCCGGGCTCCTCCGCGCCGACGGCCGCCCGGCGCAGACCATCTTCGCCGAGATGACCGAGCTCGCCACGAGCACGGGCGCGGTCAATCTCGGGCAGGGCGTGCCCGAGGACGGCGCGCCGCCCGAAGTGCTCGAGGCCGCGCGCGCAGCGATCGCCGACGGCCGCAACCAGTACGCGCCGGGGATCGGCGTGCCCGCCCTGCGCCGGGCGGTCGCCGAGCATCAGCGGCGCTGGTATGGGCTCGACGTCGACCCCGACCGCGAGGTCGTCGTCACGGCGGGCGCGACCGAGGCGATCGCCGCGGTCCTGCTCGCGCTCGTCGAGCCGGGCGACGAGATCGTCGCCATCGAGCCGTACTACGACGAGTATGCGGCGCTCGCAGGCCTCACGGACGCGAAACTCGTGACCGTGCCGCTTCGGCGGGCGACCGTCGCGACGCTGCCGCCAGCATCCGGCGCGGACCCGGCTCCGCCGAGGTTCACGATCGACCCCGACGAGCTCGCCTCGGCCGTCACCGACCGCACGCGCCTCATCATCGTGAACACACCCCACAACCCGACCGGGGCACTGCTCCCACGGGAGACCCTCGCCCACATCGTGCGCGTCGCCGAACGACACAACGCCCTCATCGTGACCGATGAGGTCTACGAGCACCTCGCGTACGGCGGCACGCACACGCCGATCGCCGCGATCCCCGGCGCCAGGGATCGAACCATCACCATCTCGTCGGCCGGCAAGACGTTCTCGGCCACGGGTTGGAAGGTCGGCTGGCTCACGGCCCCGCCGTCGCTCGCGCAGTCGGTCCTCATGGTTAAGCAGTACCTCACCTACTCCAACGGGACGCCGTTTCAGCACGCCGTCGCGGTCGGGCTCGGCCTGCCGGACGCGGTCTTCGAAGGGCGCCGCCAAGACCTCGGCCGCCGCGCGGCAAAGCTGGCCGATGCCCTCGCGCGGCTCGGGCTCGACGTCGCCCGACCCGCCGCCGGGTACTTCGTGTGCGCCGACGCTGCGCCGCTCGGGGCGCGCGACGGTGCCGACTTCGCGCGAACGCTCGCGAGCGAGGCGGGCGTCGTGAGCATCCCGGTCGCGTCGTTCTGTCGCGACGGCAGCGAGGCCGGCCGCACGTTCGGCACGTGGCTGCGATTCGCCGCGTGCAAACACGACGCGACGCTCGACGAGGCGATCGCTCGGCTCGAGGCGCGCTAG